The Thomasclavelia ramosa DSM 1402 genome includes a region encoding these proteins:
- a CDS encoding bifunctional ADP-dependent NAD(P)H-hydrate dehydratase/NAD(P)H-hydrate epimerase: MYVATSRQMKAYDQALLNEGYSIEELVDKASNAILPHCLGYNNIVIVCGPGNNGADGLSLGIKLHIRARNVKLYCFGNPNKFSQANNFYIEQAQEMEVPITFMDEEDISLFISDAQKADVVIDAMFGFGLNGEVRGVARILIEEINNLYDIDIIAIDIPTGLNPDTGIPYGNVICASKTITLTAIKQAFLNEECHMYTGEIAVEILDAKDLRQEQGLAKLVSPSWIKYHLKPRAYYGHKGIYGKILHLTGCDYYRGAALLASKASVYSGSGVVCVCSSEKVIDALAIVTPECTSKLRNSKLEQELFYDRDAILIGSGLGLNEQSEQYVIDTLQYANCPIVIDADGLTIAAKHLDLLKECPVPIILTPHFGEFKRLCAYDDELDMIDKVGGFARKYGVTVVLKGPNTLITDGRETYRNITANKAMATAGMGDVLAGMIVSFVGQGYTPKNAAILGTYLHGSCGDVIGDNSYTVLPSKLIDLIPQVMHEIINE, translated from the coding sequence ATGTATGTTGCAACAAGTAGACAAATGAAGGCTTACGATCAGGCTTTATTAAATGAGGGATATTCAATCGAAGAACTAGTGGATAAAGCTAGTAATGCCATTTTACCGCATTGTTTGGGTTATAATAATATCGTGATTGTTTGTGGACCGGGAAATAATGGAGCTGATGGTTTAAGTTTAGGGATTAAACTACATATTCGAGCACGAAATGTGAAGTTATACTGTTTTGGAAACCCTAATAAATTTTCTCAAGCAAATAATTTTTATATTGAGCAAGCGCAAGAGATGGAAGTTCCAATTACTTTTATGGATGAAGAAGATATATCTTTATTTATAAGTGATGCACAAAAAGCAGATGTGGTAATTGATGCAATGTTTGGTTTCGGATTAAATGGTGAAGTTCGTGGAGTAGCTAGGATATTAATTGAAGAAATTAATAATTTATATGATATAGACATCATCGCAATTGATATTCCAACTGGATTAAATCCTGATACAGGAATACCTTATGGTAATGTGATTTGTGCTAGTAAGACAATTACTTTAACAGCAATCAAACAGGCTTTTTTAAATGAAGAGTGTCATATGTATACAGGAGAGATTGCAGTTGAAATATTGGATGCTAAAGATTTACGTCAGGAGCAGGGGCTTGCTAAATTGGTTAGTCCATCATGGATCAAATATCATTTAAAACCGCGTGCTTATTATGGACATAAAGGAATCTATGGCAAGATTTTACATTTAACTGGATGTGATTACTATCGAGGAGCTGCTTTATTAGCGTCAAAAGCCTCGGTTTATAGTGGAAGTGGTGTTGTATGTGTTTGTTCAAGTGAAAAAGTAATTGATGCGCTAGCAATAGTTACTCCTGAATGTACTTCTAAACTTCGTAATAGTAAACTGGAACAAGAACTTTTTTATGACCGTGATGCAATTTTGATTGGTTCAGGTTTAGGGTTAAATGAACAAAGCGAGCAGTATGTAATTGATACTTTACAATATGCCAATTGTCCAATCGTAATTGATGCTGATGGTTTGACGATTGCAGCTAAACATTTAGATTTATTAAAAGAGTGCCCCGTTCCTATTATCTTAACACCTCATTTTGGTGAATTTAAGCGTTTGTGTGCTTATGATGATGAATTAGATATGATTGATAAAGTTGGTGGTTTTGCTCGAAAATATGGTGTTACTGTTGTTTTAAAGGGTCCTAACACATTAATTACAGATGGTCGAGAGACATATCGTAATATTACAGCTAATAAGGCGATGGCTACGGCTGGAATGGGAGATGTTTTAGCTGGGATGATCGTTAGTTTTGTTGGACAAGGCTATACACCTAAAAATGCAGCTATTTTAGGAACTTATCTACATGGCAGCTGTGGGGATGTAATAGGGGATAATTCTTATACAGTATTACCTAGTAAATTAATTGATTTGATTCCACAAGTAATGCATGAAATTATTAATGAATAA
- a CDS encoding BsaA family SipW-dependent biofilm matrix protein has protein sequence MKNKKSLGGILLLALTVGVVGSLAYFSQELTKTNEFKTAKYDTTIEEEFTPPTDWLPGVEVNKDVTVKNSGNVDVVVKATLTESWTRGDETLSNTFTDENGLTQNAALLALPNVVKYTDDIELAAQAGKWVEYEGTYYYMGAIKGGNSSALLLDNVTLNPLLDVTDKSVTTVVTTDENGTKKEITTTEKGKYGYDDANYKLTVTANTIQATASAIKTWGSNPVVDYIVANYATIAEK, from the coding sequence ATGAAAAATAAAAAAAGTTTAGGTGGAATATTATTATTAGCATTAACAGTAGGAGTAGTTGGGTCGTTAGCGTATTTTAGTCAGGAATTGACAAAAACAAATGAATTTAAAACAGCAAAATATGATACTACAATTGAAGAAGAATTTACTCCACCAACTGATTGGTTACCAGGAGTTGAAGTAAATAAAGATGTAACAGTAAAAAACAGTGGTAATGTTGATGTAGTTGTTAAAGCAACATTAACAGAGTCATGGACCCGCGGTGATGAAACTTTAAGCAATACATTTACTGATGAAAATGGTTTAACACAAAATGCGGCTTTATTGGCATTGCCAAATGTTGTGAAATATACTGATGATATAGAGTTGGCGGCACAAGCAGGTAAATGGGTTGAATATGAAGGAACTTATTATTATATGGGAGCAATCAAAGGCGGTAATAGTTCAGCTTTATTATTAGATAACGTTACTTTAAATCCACTATTAGATGTAACTGATAAGAGTGTTACTACGGTTGTAACAACTGATGAAAATGGAACAAAAAAAGAAATTACAACTACCGAAAAAGGTAAGTACGGATATGATGATGCTAATTATAAATTAACAGTAACTGCAAATACGATTCAAGCAACAGCTTCAGCTATTAAAACTTGGGGAAGTAATCCAGTTGTAGATTACATTGTTGCTAATTATGCAACAATTGCTGAAAAATAA